One part of the Leptolyngbya sp. FACHB-261 genome encodes these proteins:
- a CDS encoding AAA family ATPase: protein MDLFEQHRQQLTETEAPLAARMRPRTLDEFVGQAALIGPGRLLRRAIQADQLSSLIFYGPPGTGKTTLARIIANTTQAHFIAINAVLSGVKEIRAAIETAQEKRGLYGQRTILFVDEVHRFNKAQQDALLPWVENGTVILIGATTENPYFEVNKALVSRSRLFQLRPLEAEDLRGIVQQALTDPSRGYGQRSILVAPEAVEHLVNIANGDARALLNALELAVETTPPDATGTTQISLEVAEESIQHRAVLYDKEGDAHFDTISAFIKSLRGSDPDAALYWLARMVYAGEDPRFIFRRMLILTSEDIGLADPQAIGVVNACAQAFDRVGLPEGRYPLAQAALYLANAPKSNSVMGFFDALAAVERERETDVPNHLKDGNRDQQGFGHGTGYLYPHSYREHWVAQQYLPTSLQGQVFYQPSDQGFEAAVQTQVARQREAQLAALVERSGPSLEGLTYGPADAAQERWLQRTLSQFGQQLGQVRDRLFMLAEPQRHQVILDLNAGSGLLTWEALRSVPEGGVYACAYTATDAQALQEQAAALPELSRPIVLSSSLADLTQTLTAQSPDLRFDRIIGRNALMREPDKQKAAQQLQAWLQPGGRLVLAETVARRTQRLYQLLDPVWLDPELYERWLVAEEAIYTDTSDPMVNWDAEDLSTIFAGLGASVTTQVEPFSTELRVTPALLERWFATSGPQPSYAERLARCLSQAEISLIRDLFTTRLRNQTVLWKSITVFVQVIY from the coding sequence ATGGACCTATTTGAGCAGCATCGCCAGCAATTAACCGAGACGGAAGCGCCCTTGGCTGCCCGTATGCGCCCTCGTACCCTGGATGAGTTTGTGGGACAAGCCGCACTGATTGGGCCTGGGCGCTTGCTGCGCCGTGCCATCCAAGCCGATCAGCTCTCGTCCTTGATTTTCTATGGTCCGCCTGGGACGGGCAAAACGACCCTGGCGCGCATTATTGCTAACACCACCCAAGCCCATTTCATCGCGATTAATGCGGTTCTTTCTGGGGTGAAAGAAATTCGCGCCGCCATTGAAACAGCCCAGGAAAAGCGTGGCCTTTACGGTCAGCGCACCATCCTGTTCGTCGATGAGGTGCATCGTTTTAACAAAGCGCAACAAGATGCTCTATTGCCCTGGGTGGAAAATGGGACCGTGATTCTGATCGGCGCTACCACCGAGAACCCCTACTTTGAGGTCAACAAAGCCTTAGTCAGCCGATCACGGCTATTTCAACTCAGGCCCTTAGAAGCAGAGGATCTGCGCGGTATTGTGCAGCAGGCCTTAACTGACCCATCGCGGGGTTATGGCCAGCGCTCGATTCTGGTTGCGCCAGAGGCAGTTGAACACTTGGTTAACATCGCCAATGGCGACGCTCGCGCTCTGCTTAACGCCCTTGAACTAGCCGTTGAAACTACGCCGCCCGATGCCACTGGCACGACTCAAATCAGTCTGGAGGTGGCAGAGGAATCGATCCAGCATCGTGCTGTTCTTTATGACAAAGAAGGCGATGCTCACTTCGATACGATTAGCGCTTTTATCAAAAGTCTGCGCGGCTCCGATCCCGATGCAGCCCTCTATTGGCTAGCTCGCATGGTCTATGCCGGGGAAGATCCGCGCTTTATCTTTCGCCGCATGCTGATTCTGACCAGTGAAGATATTGGTCTGGCCGATCCCCAGGCCATTGGTGTGGTCAATGCTTGTGCCCAAGCCTTTGACCGGGTCGGACTGCCAGAGGGACGCTACCCCCTGGCTCAAGCCGCTCTCTACCTGGCAAATGCCCCAAAATCTAATAGCGTCATGGGCTTTTTCGATGCCCTGGCTGCTGTGGAGCGCGAGCGGGAGACAGACGTGCCCAATCACCTAAAAGACGGCAATCGTGACCAACAGGGCTTTGGGCATGGCACAGGCTACCTGTATCCCCACAGCTATCGAGAACATTGGGTGGCTCAGCAGTATTTGCCGACTTCGCTGCAAGGTCAAGTCTTCTACCAGCCCTCCGATCAGGGCTTCGAAGCCGCGGTTCAGACCCAGGTGGCACGTCAACGGGAAGCCCAGCTAGCCGCTCTAGTCGAGCGTTCAGGTCCAAGCTTAGAGGGCTTAACCTATGGCCCAGCAGATGCAGCTCAAGAACGCTGGCTCCAGAGAACCTTAAGCCAGTTCGGTCAGCAACTCGGTCAGGTCCGGGACCGCCTGTTTATGCTTGCTGAGCCTCAACGCCATCAGGTCATCCTGGATTTGAATGCAGGCAGTGGTTTGCTGACCTGGGAGGCATTGCGCAGCGTGCCGGAGGGCGGAGTTTATGCCTGTGCCTATACCGCTACCGATGCGCAGGCTCTACAGGAACAGGCAGCGGCTCTGCCAGAACTGAGCCGCCCAATCGTGCTGTCCTCTAGCTTGGCTGACTTGACCCAGACCTTGACGGCCCAGTCCCCTGACCTGCGATTTGACCGGATCATCGGGCGCAATGCCCTGATGCGGGAGCCTGATAAGCAGAAGGCCGCTCAGCAGCTTCAGGCTTGGCTACAGCCTGGAGGACGGCTGGTTCTGGCAGAAACGGTCGCTCGCCGTACGCAACGGCTCTACCAACTGCTTGATCCAGTCTGGCTTGACCCTGAGCTGTATGAGCGCTGGCTGGTCGCCGAAGAAGCCATCTACACCGATACCTCAGACCCGATGGTGAACTGGGATGCTGAAGATCTGAGCACAATTTTCGCGGGGCTGGGGGCATCAGTCACAACGCAGGTCGAGCCCTTTAGTACAGAACTACGGGTCACTCCGGCACTGCTTGAGCGTTGGTTTGCCACTTCAGGGCCGCAGCCTAGCTATGCCGAGCGGTTAGCTCGTTGCTTAAGCCAAGCTGAGATCAGCTTAATTCGTGACTTGTTTACAACCCGTTTACGCAATCAGACTGTTCTTTGGAAAAGTATCACTGTCTTTGTTCAGGTTATTTACTGA
- a CDS encoding 2TM domain-containing protein encodes MTDSYSQEDVQQILHLAIRRQVQDGDELSHEQLVEIASEMGISSQDLRAAEQEWVGQRQALQQQQTFNNYRRYQLRENVVKFGIINTFLVSLNIVMTGEPSWSLMIVLVWGLGLALNTWKTYQTEGEEYEKSFQRWRRKHQFKQTLNTVLDRLLKA; translated from the coding sequence ATGACCGATTCTTATAGCCAAGAAGACGTCCAGCAGATTCTCCATTTGGCCATCCGACGGCAGGTCCAAGATGGCGATGAACTCTCTCACGAACAGCTAGTCGAGATTGCCTCAGAGATGGGGATTTCGTCTCAGGATCTCAGAGCTGCCGAGCAGGAGTGGGTAGGCCAACGGCAAGCTTTGCAGCAACAGCAGACTTTTAATAACTACCGTCGCTACCAGCTGCGAGAGAACGTGGTGAAATTTGGCATTATTAATACTTTTTTAGTGTCATTGAACATAGTCATGACCGGAGAGCCGTCCTGGTCTCTGATGATCGTTCTAGTTTGGGGTTTAGGGCTAGCCTTAAATACCTGGAAGACCTATCAAACCGAGGGCGAGGAGTACGAAAAGTCCTTCCAGCGGTGGCGACGCAAGCATCAGTTCAAGCAAACGCTGAACACTGTGCTCGATCGCTTGCTCAAGGCTTAG
- a CDS encoding L-lactate dehydrogenase — protein MSSKLSPELSPALNTLDKIAVIGCGQVGVTFAYALLIDGLAEEIVLSDVNAAKAEGEAMDLQNAVPFGRPAQVRSGSIADCAGAQVVVVTAGAAQKPGETRLDLIAKNARIFSELIPEIARHCPDTILLIVSNPVDALTYLAWQYSGFPPERVIGSGTVLDSGRLRDLLAQRCQVDPRNIHAYIIGEHGDTELPAWSIANIAGIPLAEFAQQRQLNLSLDEIYNQVKNAGYEIIQRKGYTNFAVGLALVKIVESIVRNENSVLTVSSLLQGQMGLQDVCLSLPTIVSRRGVECVLQPNLSEAEQSALQTSAQTLQEAIRSVMAPAS, from the coding sequence ATGTCTTCAAAATTGTCTCCAGAACTGTCTCCAGCACTCAACACATTAGACAAAATTGCTGTCATTGGTTGCGGGCAGGTTGGCGTCACCTTTGCCTATGCCTTGCTAATTGATGGCCTTGCTGAAGAAATTGTGCTGAGCGATGTGAATGCAGCCAAAGCTGAGGGTGAAGCGATGGACCTTCAGAACGCTGTGCCCTTTGGACGCCCGGCACAGGTGCGCTCAGGCAGTATTGCCGATTGCGCGGGTGCACAAGTCGTAGTGGTCACTGCAGGAGCAGCCCAAAAACCGGGGGAAACTCGGCTGGATCTCATTGCGAAGAACGCTCGCATTTTCAGCGAGCTGATCCCAGAAATTGCTCGTCATTGTCCAGACACAATTCTGCTGATTGTGAGCAATCCGGTAGACGCACTCACCTACCTAGCTTGGCAATATTCTGGTTTTCCGCCGGAGCGAGTGATTGGCTCTGGTACCGTGCTTGACAGCGGACGGCTACGGGATCTGCTGGCTCAGCGTTGTCAAGTAGACCCACGCAATATCCACGCTTACATCATTGGCGAACATGGTGATACTGAATTACCAGCTTGGAGCATTGCCAATATCGCCGGTATTCCCCTTGCTGAATTCGCCCAGCAGCGGCAGTTGAATCTGTCTCTAGATGAAATTTATAACCAGGTCAAAAACGCAGGCTACGAAATAATTCAACGCAAGGGTTACACGAACTTTGCAGTGGGTCTAGCCCTGGTGAAAATCGTTGAATCAATTGTGCGTAACGAAAACTCAGTGCTCACAGTTTCAAGCTTGTTACAAGGTCAAATGGGCTTGCAGGATGTTTGCCTGAGCCTACCAACCATCGTTAGTCGTAGAGGCGTTGAGTGTGTCTTGCAACCCAATCTCAGTGAGGCTGAGCAAAGTGCTCTACAAACCTCGGCTCAAACTTTGCAGGAGGCCATTCGCTCAGTGATGGCTCCTGCCTCCTGA
- a CDS encoding site-2 protease family protein — MNGTFRVGSLFGIPFYIHSSWFLVLGLVTWSYGSGLAAQFPGLVAPFPWLVGLFAALLLFTSVVAHELGHSLVALRQGIDVKSITLFLFGGVARLEQESKTPAEAFWVAIAGPLVSLLLFGALTLLGIATANSGAFAAIVGLLASVNLALALFNLIPGLPLDGGNILKALVWKLTGNRYKGVAFASRAGQVLGWLAIASGLLPLVLFGSLGNFWNLLIGWFLLQNAGQIAQSAKVESKLSQFTAADAVSPERPIVSAAMSLRQFADEQIMKPCSGHLVVDAAGQLLGKIDLEDLRSVPTAYWSETQVGDVAKPVESSATVQADQPLLDVVKLLEQRKLSQLFVVGANGVLVGLLEKASILRLMQSGPAVRPA; from the coding sequence ATGAATGGCACATTTCGCGTCGGCAGTTTGTTTGGAATTCCCTTTTATATTCATTCGTCCTGGTTCTTGGTTCTGGGGCTAGTGACTTGGAGCTATGGCAGTGGGCTGGCTGCTCAGTTTCCAGGACTAGTTGCGCCATTTCCCTGGCTAGTAGGGCTGTTCGCAGCACTGCTGTTGTTTACCTCTGTGGTTGCCCATGAGTTAGGGCATAGCCTAGTGGCTCTACGGCAGGGCATTGATGTCAAGTCGATCACGCTATTTCTGTTTGGGGGAGTGGCTCGTCTAGAGCAAGAATCGAAAACTCCAGCCGAAGCCTTCTGGGTGGCGATTGCCGGACCCCTGGTGAGTCTATTGCTATTCGGTGCGCTCACTCTGCTTGGCATAGCCACTGCTAATTCGGGAGCATTTGCTGCAATCGTAGGCTTGCTGGCTTCAGTAAACCTGGCTCTGGCCCTGTTTAACCTGATTCCAGGTCTGCCTCTAGATGGCGGCAACATCCTAAAAGCACTGGTCTGGAAGCTGACAGGCAACCGCTACAAAGGTGTCGCGTTCGCCAGCCGTGCCGGTCAAGTTTTAGGTTGGCTAGCGATTGCTTCTGGATTGCTGCCCTTAGTATTGTTCGGCAGTTTAGGCAATTTTTGGAACCTGCTGATCGGTTGGTTCCTGCTGCAAAATGCGGGGCAGATTGCGCAATCTGCCAAAGTGGAATCGAAGCTGAGCCAGTTCACCGCAGCTGATGCCGTCAGTCCTGAGAGACCCATTGTTTCGGCTGCCATGTCTCTGAGGCAATTTGCTGACGAGCAAATCATGAAACCCTGTAGTGGACATCTGGTTGTAGATGCTGCAGGACAGCTGCTCGGCAAGATTGACCTCGAAGATTTGCGTTCTGTGCCAACGGCCTACTGGTCAGAGACGCAAGTGGGTGACGTGGCCAAACCTGTAGAATCAAGCGCTACCGTTCAGGCTGACCAACCGTTGCTGGATGTGGTTAAGTTGCTAGAGCAGCGCAAACTCAGCCAACTGTTTGTTGTGGGTGCCAATGGTGTATTGGTGGGGTTACTGGAGAAGGCTTCTATTCTTCGCCTCATGCAGAGCGGCCCAGCGGTGCGTCCTGCTTGA
- the hemF gene encoding oxygen-dependent coproporphyrinogen oxidase — MTAIDTQQLAAPAKVSTRQVRVSQFMRSLQDSICEALATVDGGAGFREDSWVREEGGGGRSRVLTEGALFERAGVNFSEVFGKGLPPSILQQRPEAKGHGFYATGTSLVIHPRSPYIPTVHLNYRYFEAGPVWWFGGGADLTPYYGFREDAEHFHRTFKTACDTHHPSYYPVFKNWCDEYFFLAHRNETRGVGGIFFDYQDGEGELYRGPDPDGPAALISARLGEPPRRSWEDLFALVQGCGNAFLDAYLPIVERRRNTEYSDRQRQFQLYRRGRYVEFNLVYDRGTIFGLQTKGRTESILMSLPPLVRWEYDFHPEAGSPEAELYEQFLKPQNWLQTQQ; from the coding sequence ATGACAGCGATTGACACTCAGCAGCTTGCGGCTCCCGCAAAAGTCAGCACCCGGCAGGTGCGGGTCAGCCAGTTCATGCGCAGTCTCCAAGACAGCATTTGTGAAGCCCTTGCCACTGTCGATGGCGGTGCAGGCTTCCGAGAAGATTCTTGGGTGCGGGAAGAAGGCGGCGGCGGTCGCTCCCGGGTGCTAACTGAAGGGGCGCTATTCGAGCGAGCCGGGGTGAATTTTTCGGAGGTGTTTGGCAAGGGCTTACCGCCATCGATTTTGCAGCAGCGCCCAGAAGCGAAAGGCCACGGCTTCTATGCGACTGGCACTTCGTTGGTGATACATCCTCGCAGCCCTTATATTCCTACCGTTCACCTCAACTATCGCTACTTTGAGGCGGGACCTGTGTGGTGGTTTGGTGGTGGTGCTGACCTGACGCCCTACTACGGCTTTCGGGAAGATGCAGAGCACTTCCATCGCACCTTTAAAACCGCCTGCGACACTCACCATCCGTCCTACTACCCAGTGTTCAAGAACTGGTGCGATGAATATTTCTTCCTGGCTCATCGTAATGAAACGCGGGGCGTAGGTGGCATCTTCTTTGACTACCAGGATGGTGAGGGCGAGCTGTATCGTGGGCCTGATCCTGATGGACCAGCCGCGCTAATCAGCGCAAGGTTGGGTGAGCCACCTCGTCGCTCTTGGGAAGACCTGTTTGCGTTGGTACAGGGCTGTGGCAATGCCTTTTTAGATGCCTACCTGCCTATTGTGGAGCGGCGACGCAACACTGAATACAGCGATCGGCAGCGTCAGTTTCAGCTCTATCGTCGAGGTCGCTATGTAGAGTTCAACTTGGTTTACGACCGTGGCACGATCTTCGGTTTGCAAACTAAGGGCCGGACCGAATCGATTCTGATGTCCCTGCCTCCTCTGGTGCGCTGGGAGTACGATTTCCACCCGGAAGCAGGCAGCCCGGAAGCAGAACTCTACGAGCAATTCCTCAAGCCCCAAAACTGGCTGCAAACTCAGCAGTGA
- a CDS encoding chloride channel protein — protein sequence MRTSPRLVALLNRLQPSAETVLLILAVMLGLTCGVAVVAFHWLIETSHRLLLEDLMGLIGPLGSWTLALVPVTGALLVAGLLTLHRRANNLLQIPLKLAAAAVSLGSGASLGPEGPSVELGASVGALFGQGLKFSQERVQVLLGAGSAAALAAGFNAPIAGVFLALEVVLRAPFTTSAASVVVLAAVVSALVAQVGLGSQPAFTLPAYEVRSLWELPLYLGLGVLASGVAVAYTCLVSWSRRVAKGEIAKLERFSRLPLPVRLVIGGSILGVVTLVLPQTLGIGYETIEALLQDVPLPLTALGALLIAKLMLSAVSLGTGFVGGIYAPSLFLGAVLGSAYAQILAITLPLSIPLAAPPAYAMVGMAAVLGASVRAPLTAVLLLFELTQDYRIVLPLMAAVGLSVWLTDRFKPRLPVQAAAAPTDEPPAADPLADYVVEAAMGPLPPALPGTAALAEAAELMTHLRYRSLLVQGNDEHLAGIVTLQDVERALSLADWHMLKVKDICTADVLSVFPDESLSVALKRMGSRGLHQLPVVSREEPSQVVGLLSREDILLTQSLALTRLALMRRIPVTLPESVLETVPESVPTPLIPVAGSTAASTAVAASETSVQQSVSLT from the coding sequence ATGCGTACTTCTCCGCGACTCGTTGCCCTACTCAACCGGCTCCAGCCCTCGGCTGAGACTGTACTCCTCATCCTGGCAGTAATGCTGGGGTTGACCTGCGGTGTTGCTGTAGTGGCATTCCACTGGCTGATCGAAACCTCTCACCGGCTGCTCCTCGAAGACTTGATGGGTCTGATTGGACCTCTAGGCAGCTGGACCCTAGCCTTGGTGCCTGTAACTGGGGCCTTGCTAGTGGCTGGTCTATTGACTTTACATCGACGCGCGAACAACCTATTGCAGATTCCACTGAAGCTGGCCGCAGCTGCGGTTTCTTTAGGCTCAGGAGCCTCGCTAGGGCCAGAAGGACCCAGTGTGGAATTGGGTGCCAGTGTAGGAGCTTTGTTTGGTCAGGGTCTCAAGTTTTCGCAGGAACGCGTTCAAGTCCTGTTGGGAGCGGGGTCTGCTGCTGCTTTAGCTGCTGGCTTTAATGCCCCGATTGCCGGTGTGTTTCTGGCGCTAGAAGTTGTCTTGAGAGCCCCGTTTACAACTTCAGCCGCCAGTGTGGTTGTGTTAGCGGCGGTTGTGTCAGCCTTGGTGGCGCAAGTTGGGCTAGGTTCCCAGCCTGCTTTTACCCTGCCTGCTTACGAGGTGCGCAGCCTTTGGGAACTGCCTCTATACCTGGGCTTGGGCGTGCTGGCAAGCGGGGTCGCTGTGGCTTATACCTGCTTAGTGAGTTGGAGCAGGCGTGTAGCCAAGGGGGAGATTGCTAAGCTAGAGCGCTTCTCTCGGCTGCCCTTGCCAGTGCGCCTGGTCATTGGGGGCAGCATTTTGGGGGTTGTGACTCTGGTTCTGCCCCAAACCTTGGGCATTGGTTATGAGACCATCGAAGCGCTGCTGCAAGATGTGCCCTTGCCTCTGACTGCTCTGGGTGCCCTCTTGATCGCAAAACTGATGCTTTCGGCGGTGAGCTTAGGAACCGGCTTTGTGGGGGGTATCTACGCTCCCTCGCTGTTTCTAGGTGCTGTCCTAGGCAGTGCTTACGCTCAGATTCTGGCGATTACGCTGCCGCTCAGCATTCCTCTAGCTGCACCTCCCGCTTACGCAATGGTCGGTATGGCTGCGGTGCTGGGAGCCAGTGTGCGAGCACCCTTAACGGCAGTGTTGTTGCTATTTGAGCTGACTCAGGACTACCGGATTGTGCTGCCTCTGATGGCAGCAGTCGGCCTCAGCGTCTGGCTGACCGACCGCTTTAAGCCTCGCCTGCCAGTTCAAGCTGCAGCCGCCCCTACTGACGAGCCACCAGCCGCAGACCCACTAGCAGATTACGTTGTCGAGGCTGCAATGGGGCCTCTGCCTCCTGCGCTACCTGGTACTGCAGCCTTGGCCGAGGCCGCTGAGCTGATGACTCATCTGCGCTATCGCAGCTTGTTGGTGCAGGGCAACGACGAGCACCTTGCCGGTATTGTGACCTTGCAGGATGTGGAACGAGCCTTGAGCCTTGCTGATTGGCACATGCTGAAGGTGAAAGATATCTGCACAGCGGATGTGCTGAGCGTTTTTCCCGATGAATCTCTGAGTGTGGCTCTTAAGCGCATGGGTTCACGGGGCTTACACCAATTGCCTGTGGTCAGCCGTGAGGAGCCGAGCCAAGTGGTAGGGCTGTTGAGCCGGGAAGATATTCTGCTGACGCAAAGTTTGGCGCTCACCCGTCTGGCTTTGATGCGGCGTATACCGGTTACTCTGCCTGAGTCTGTGCTTGAAACTGTGCCTGAGTCTGTGCCCACGCCCCTGATTCCTGTGGCTGGTTCAACCGCTGCTTCCACCGCCGTCGCTGCTTCGGAAACCTCGGTGCAACAGTCGGTTAGCCTGACTTGA
- a CDS encoding ribonuclease R family protein has product MIDTRPYSTEERFMDFSISELLESFSDSKLVAPKVLEKRFGEDQSSIRKLQIVLDTLEKVGILEKEKGRYRRVTDDDVIEGRLRCSSKGFCFAIQDGEEVEDVYVRESHLSNAWNGDRVLVRVTKEGKGRRSPEGEVRLILERANSSLLARVKKTDQGYRAIPLDDRLPCEIELLDEGTPLPEGLADNSDQLVHIEVMRYPLGAYLPVGRIARVLGRDPQVAPDIELVCCKYELPREFSETVLEAAADLPDQPYKADLKGRVDLRKLFTLTIARPDAKAFEDAISLEVLEDGKWRLGVHIADVAYYVPLNSTLDLEARRRATSVFLGETVLPLLPEALSHHLCSLLPGENRLAISVLLTLDAAGEVLEYELQPSIITVDLSLTDQQVQQILEDRTDESVQAFAPAFELLDAMLRLSLLLKANRQERGALELSLPDAKFHYNDEGELGALVVSPSLRAQSIVKEFMLLANETVAEHLQALDLPGIYRIHPASDLSSAQELLKLLTNMGLELSLEQEDVVTSRDYQAFIHKFADSDVQTVLTYLLLGTLKPPAYSTEPGTHFGLALSEGYSHFTSPLRRYADLVVQRVLQALFDEGRDRRSTRVKERVKLRHSSVLDSDVNWNVLPPDIQKEIETDLEAIVTHLNERERLAQKAEQDLEALRKAEFMRARTGEIFRGLITGVQSYGFFVEIEDLLVEGLVHVSSLKDDWYEYRSRHQTLVGRKNRKQYRLGDRVEVQVKNVDYYRQQIDLVAVGGGSQAADDDNEEAPTDTTQRATSEEE; this is encoded by the coding sequence TTGATTGACACCAGACCTTACTCAACCGAAGAACGCTTCATGGACTTCTCGATTTCCGAACTGCTAGAAAGCTTCTCTGACAGCAAGCTGGTAGCACCCAAAGTTCTGGAGAAGCGATTTGGCGAGGATCAAAGTAGTATTCGCAAACTTCAAATCGTTCTAGACACGCTAGAGAAAGTTGGCATTCTTGAAAAAGAGAAAGGCCGCTATCGCCGCGTAACCGATGACGATGTAATTGAAGGGCGGCTACGTTGCTCTAGCAAAGGATTCTGCTTCGCGATTCAAGACGGCGAGGAAGTTGAAGATGTTTACGTGCGCGAAAGCCACCTAAGCAACGCTTGGAACGGTGACCGGGTGTTAGTACGGGTCACGAAGGAAGGCAAGGGGCGTCGTAGCCCGGAAGGGGAGGTGCGTCTGATTCTGGAGCGAGCAAACTCTAGCCTGCTTGCTCGGGTTAAGAAGACCGACCAGGGTTACCGAGCGATTCCGCTCGATGACCGACTGCCGTGTGAGATTGAGCTACTCGATGAAGGCACGCCGCTGCCTGAAGGCTTAGCCGATAACAGTGACCAGCTCGTGCACATCGAAGTGATGCGCTATCCCCTAGGGGCTTACTTACCCGTAGGACGCATCGCGCGCGTGTTGGGGCGGGATCCCCAGGTGGCCCCAGACATTGAGCTGGTTTGCTGTAAGTATGAGCTGCCTCGGGAGTTCTCAGAAACCGTCTTGGAGGCCGCAGCTGACTTACCTGATCAGCCGTACAAGGCAGATCTCAAGGGTCGAGTGGACTTGCGTAAGCTGTTCACGCTCACCATTGCTCGTCCTGATGCCAAAGCTTTTGAGGATGCGATCTCTCTGGAAGTGCTAGAGGATGGCAAGTGGCGCTTGGGCGTGCACATTGCTGATGTTGCCTACTATGTGCCGCTCAATTCAACCCTTGATCTCGAAGCTCGTAGACGGGCCACCTCGGTCTTTCTCGGTGAAACAGTTCTGCCCCTGCTGCCTGAGGCCCTTTCCCACCATCTGTGTTCCCTGCTGCCTGGAGAGAACCGTCTGGCGATCTCGGTGCTCTTGACCCTAGATGCTGCGGGTGAGGTTCTGGAATACGAACTGCAGCCTTCAATAATCACGGTTGATCTGAGTCTGACTGATCAGCAAGTCCAGCAGATCTTAGAGGATCGTACGGACGAGTCTGTGCAGGCATTTGCTCCAGCATTCGAGCTGCTCGATGCCATGCTGCGCTTGAGCTTGCTCCTAAAGGCCAACCGCCAAGAGCGAGGTGCCCTAGAACTCAGTCTGCCCGATGCCAAGTTCCACTACAATGACGAAGGGGAACTTGGCGCCCTTGTCGTTTCCCCCTCGCTGCGTGCCCAGTCGATCGTCAAGGAGTTTATGCTCCTCGCTAACGAGACGGTGGCCGAGCATCTGCAAGCTCTAGATTTGCCAGGCATCTATCGTATTCACCCAGCCTCGGATCTCAGCAGTGCCCAAGAGTTGCTCAAGCTGCTGACCAATATGGGCTTGGAACTTAGCCTGGAACAGGAAGATGTCGTAACCAGCCGCGACTACCAGGCCTTCATCCACAAGTTTGCTGACTCGGATGTTCAGACCGTGCTGACCTATTTGCTGCTGGGAACCCTCAAACCTCCCGCCTACAGCACTGAACCTGGTACTCACTTTGGTCTGGCCCTGAGTGAAGGCTACAGTCACTTCACTTCACCCCTACGACGCTACGCTGATTTGGTAGTTCAGCGGGTATTGCAGGCGTTGTTTGATGAGGGGCGCGACCGTCGTTCCACCCGTGTCAAAGAACGGGTGAAGCTGCGCCACAGCAGTGTTCTGGACAGCGACGTAAACTGGAACGTTCTGCCTCCTGATATCCAGAAGGAAATTGAAACCGACCTGGAAGCAATCGTCACCCATCTCAATGAGCGCGAACGGTTGGCACAGAAGGCTGAGCAAGACCTTGAAGCGTTGCGCAAGGCCGAGTTTATGCGGGCGCGTACGGGTGAGATCTTCCGAGGCTTAATTACAGGGGTTCAGTCTTACGGCTTCTTCGTGGAGATCGAGGACCTACTGGTAGAAGGCTTAGTCCATGTCAGCTCCCTTAAAGATGACTGGTATGAATATCGCTCCCGCCATCAAACTCTAGTAGGGCGCAAGAACCGCAAGCAGTATCGTTTGGGCGATCGGGTTGAGGTCCAGGTTAAGAACGTAGATTACTACCGTCAGCAGATTGACTTGGTGGCCGTTGGCGGTGGCTCTCAGGCGGCAGACGATGACAATGAGGAAGCGCCAACCGACACCACGCAACGGGCAACTAGCGAAGAAGAGTGA
- the phoU gene encoding phosphate signaling complex protein PhoU, giving the protein MGTTRTHFERQLRKVQQDVLRMGALVENSCWLAHQALFGHNLEAAGQIAIQDKKIDQFYRQIELDCINLIALQSPVAQDLRLVSAVMQLVRDLERIGDYAKDLGEIAVRLCPYPALTCMPRVQEMADRCRTMLAHALAALSDLNAETGLHVKIEDDAVDEDYEVLYRFLAGQSNLSGTLEPVLLLVLVIRHLERMADHATNIGQRVAYIVTGQRH; this is encoded by the coding sequence ATGGGCACCACGCGAACCCACTTTGAACGACAGCTCCGCAAGGTCCAGCAGGATGTCTTGCGCATGGGCGCTTTGGTTGAAAATTCCTGTTGGTTAGCTCATCAAGCTCTGTTCGGGCACAATCTCGAAGCTGCCGGTCAAATCGCGATTCAGGACAAGAAAATCGACCAGTTTTACCGCCAGATTGAGCTGGACTGCATCAACCTAATTGCCCTTCAGTCTCCAGTCGCTCAAGATCTGCGCTTAGTCAGTGCAGTGATGCAGTTGGTGCGGGATCTAGAACGAATTGGGGACTACGCTAAAGACTTGGGCGAAATTGCGGTGCGTCTATGCCCCTATCCTGCCCTTACCTGCATGCCGCGGGTTCAGGAAATGGCTGACCGATGTCGGACGATGCTAGCTCATGCGTTAGCCGCTTTATCAGATTTGAATGCGGAAACGGGCTTGCATGTCAAGATTGAAGATGATGCAGTGGATGAGGATTACGAAGTTCTCTACCGCTTTCTTGCCGGTCAGAGCAATTTATCCGGTACGCTGGAGCCCGTGTTGCTGCTTGTTCTGGTGATTCGCCATCTGGAGCGGATGGCAGATCACGCTACTAATATCGGCCAGCGCGTTGCTTACATTGTTACGGGACAGCGACATTAG